The following coding sequences are from one Bradyrhizobium sp. 200 window:
- a CDS encoding Rieske (2Fe-2S) protein, which produces MDMPSKEFALAGTLEELKIKGQLVVHGGHRPILVIYDRGRVFALDNRCPHMGFPLERGSVEDGILTCHWHHARFDLESGCTFDLWADDVPICPVEVRNGDVWVKTTFTHADPAAHWHQRLANGLAHDLGLVIAKAVQGQLAAGVPQAEIVREVALFGAQNRDGWGVGLTILTALANILPGLPEEEAYLALFHGARCVAADCDGEAPRRERAPLGSRPDPAALKRWLRRWTNVRHREAAERTLLTAIAAGFSPAELADSLFAAETERVFANTGHSLDFINKAFECLDLVGWQHAAALLPTVVGQMVAARGAEESTAWRQPVDLVALCEDSTSELAGLFAVGHGSGKWSGQAALAQELLGEDPDRIVAALKEAIRAGAAPADLGQALAYAAALRVARFGNANEHADWETAHHVFTYANAVHQMLTRIGTANIDTHVTTVRGVLHGAMALYLARYLNVPPARIPGACGEQLDDLPADPETIGAALLDAFDRQRQVDLAARLVARYLTLGHSPQALIATLAHAVLREDAGFHTYQMLEAGVRQFGAWGDTDEGRHILIAVARYVAAHSPTERASLQTADIARRLMRGGELHQEAGSS; this is translated from the coding sequence ATGGACATGCCTAGCAAGGAATTTGCGCTGGCGGGCACCCTTGAGGAACTGAAGATCAAGGGGCAGCTCGTCGTGCACGGTGGCCATCGTCCTATCCTCGTCATCTACGACCGCGGGCGCGTCTTCGCCCTCGACAATCGGTGCCCGCACATGGGCTTCCCGCTCGAGCGCGGCAGCGTCGAGGACGGCATTTTGACCTGTCACTGGCACCACGCTCGCTTCGATCTCGAAAGCGGCTGCACCTTCGACCTCTGGGCGGACGACGTGCCGATCTGCCCGGTCGAGGTGCGCAATGGTGACGTCTGGGTGAAGACCACGTTCACCCATGCCGATCCCGCCGCGCACTGGCATCAGCGGCTTGCGAACGGCCTCGCCCACGACCTCGGCCTCGTCATTGCCAAGGCCGTGCAAGGTCAGCTCGCGGCCGGCGTACCGCAGGCCGAAATCGTACGGGAGGTGGCTCTGTTCGGGGCGCAAAATCGCGACGGCTGGGGCGTGGGTCTGACGATCCTTACGGCACTCGCCAATATCCTGCCCGGCCTGCCGGAGGAGGAAGCCTATCTCGCTCTATTCCACGGCGCACGCTGCGTAGCGGCGGACTGCGATGGCGAGGCGCCGCGGCGGGAACGCGCGCCGCTTGGAAGCCGACCGGATCCGGCCGCGCTCAAACGCTGGCTGCGGCGTTGGACAAACGTGCGCCATCGCGAGGCGGCCGAGCGCACCCTGCTCACGGCGATTGCGGCCGGCTTCTCTCCGGCTGAACTCGCTGATTCCCTGTTCGCCGCCGAGACCGAGCGCGTGTTCGCCAACACCGGGCACTCGCTCGACTTCATCAACAAGGCGTTCGAGTGCCTCGACCTGGTCGGCTGGCAACACGCGGCGGCTCTGCTGCCGACTGTCGTCGGTCAGATGGTAGCGGCCCGTGGCGCCGAGGAATCGACTGCCTGGCGCCAGCCCGTTGACCTTGTTGCGTTGTGTGAGGACTCGACCAGCGAACTCGCGGGTCTGTTCGCTGTCGGACATGGCTCGGGTAAGTGGTCGGGCCAGGCCGCGCTTGCTCAAGAGCTGCTCGGTGAGGATCCGGACAGGATCGTTGCTGCGCTCAAGGAGGCGATCCGCGCCGGTGCCGCTCCTGCTGACCTTGGCCAAGCCCTCGCATACGCGGCTGCGCTCAGGGTGGCGCGCTTCGGCAATGCCAACGAGCACGCCGACTGGGAGACGGCGCATCACGTCTTCACCTACGCCAACGCAGTCCACCAGATGCTGACGCGCATCGGGACTGCCAACATCGACACTCACGTCACGACCGTCCGCGGCGTATTGCACGGAGCGATGGCGCTCTATCTTGCTCGCTATCTCAATGTGCCGCCAGCGCGTATCCCGGGCGCCTGCGGCGAGCAGCTCGATGATCTGCCCGCGGATCCAGAGACGATCGGCGCCGCCTTGCTCGACGCCTTCGACCGGCAGAGACAGGTCGATCTCGCCGCACGCCTGGTGGCACGGTATCTCACGCTCGGCCATTCGCCGCAGGCGCTGATCGCTACGCTTGCGCATGCGGTGCTACGCGAAGATGCAGGTTTCCATACGTATCAGATGCTGGAGGCGGGAGTCCGGCAATTCGGCGCGTGGGGCGACACGGATGAGGGCCGGCACATCCTCATCGCGGTTGCCCGCTATGTGGCGGCCCATTCACCGACCGAACGCGCGTCTCTGCAGACAGCCGACATCGCCCGCCGCTTGATGCGGGGTGGCGAACTGCATCAAGAGGCTGGGTCGTCCTGA
- a CDS encoding ABC transporter ATP-binding protein, with amino-acid sequence MLDVNAIDTYRGPAHILNGVSLRVDKEEVVCLVGRNGAGKTTTIESIMGFLPVRAGQILFDDEDVTRLPPHERARRGIGYSPEDCGVFPDLSVSENLMISRWLGDEVAKRRNGGQRVDPEAQTFSLFPEVQNLLQRQGLHLSGGQRKMVAIARAMMLSPSLLLLDEAFEGLAPVVVNRFTEAVMKIKAMGVSILMAESNLGAATRIGDRLYAIDRGEIIFHGSPREALADEKVMKALRG; translated from the coding sequence GTGCTCGATGTCAATGCGATCGACACCTACCGCGGCCCGGCCCACATCCTCAACGGCGTGTCGCTGCGCGTCGACAAGGAGGAAGTGGTATGCCTCGTCGGGCGCAACGGAGCGGGCAAGACCACCACTATCGAGAGCATCATGGGATTTCTCCCCGTCCGGGCCGGACAGATCCTGTTCGATGACGAGGACGTGACAAGGCTCCCGCCGCACGAGCGGGCGAGACGTGGCATCGGCTATTCGCCCGAGGATTGCGGGGTTTTTCCTGATTTGTCGGTGAGCGAGAACCTGATGATCAGTCGCTGGCTCGGCGATGAGGTCGCCAAGCGCCGTAACGGCGGTCAGCGGGTAGACCCCGAAGCCCAGACGTTCAGCCTCTTTCCCGAAGTGCAGAACCTGCTGCAGCGTCAAGGCTTGCACCTCAGCGGCGGTCAGCGCAAGATGGTGGCGATCGCGCGCGCCATGATGCTGTCGCCGTCGCTGTTGTTGCTCGACGAAGCCTTCGAGGGCCTGGCCCCGGTCGTGGTCAATCGCTTCACCGAGGCGGTCATGAAGATCAAGGCGATGGGCGTTTCCATCCTCATGGCGGAATCGAATCTGGGTGCGGCGACGCGCATCGGCGACCGGCTCTACGCCATCGACCGTGGCGAGATCATCTTCCATGGATCGCCGAGGGAAGCGCTCGCCGACGAAAAAGTGATGAAGGCGTTGCGCGGCTAG
- a CDS encoding acetamidase/formamidase family protein: MSETHGDGNEHAHHHACANLFGCSDEKGTGIIREDIKDAAFDNRASDTLLHMDEVDQATLDGYLSARGHWRRKFLQASSFMGALAAVEPWFARLARAQESGVAPKRQSHRGGRVHVVPSTKETVQLGVYDANLAPILTIDSGDVISFPDTWSHFLNEMQPGVTIDTLAKLRVSNPGRGPHSIIGPIAVNKAEPGDVLEIRYERIRPYEWGAVFNNPGSLGTGLLPQDYAQGQIKYVDLDLRAMKGKFMPNITIPLKPFQGTLGVAPPDGYFPPLSPGVTSSVPPGPHAGNLDLSELSEGSTLYIPVWKPGALIYTGDSHAVQGDGEISLTALETRMKELRIQVILHKQKNLAWPVAETDSYWIIIGLDKDLNAAMTLAARNAIKFVATRAKISELDAYALCSVAVSFRVTQVVDIVRGVHALIPKTIFAPQLRREMTMV, encoded by the coding sequence ATGTCGGAGACCCACGGCGACGGAAATGAGCACGCCCACCATCACGCCTGCGCCAATCTTTTCGGCTGCAGCGACGAGAAGGGCACGGGCATCATCCGCGAGGACATCAAGGATGCGGCCTTCGACAATCGCGCCTCCGATACCCTCCTCCATATGGACGAGGTCGATCAGGCGACTCTCGACGGCTATCTGTCGGCGCGCGGCCATTGGCGGCGCAAGTTCCTGCAAGCAAGCAGCTTCATGGGTGCGCTCGCCGCGGTCGAGCCATGGTTCGCGAGGCTGGCGCGGGCGCAGGAGTCCGGCGTGGCGCCGAAGCGCCAATCCCATCGTGGAGGCCGCGTGCACGTGGTTCCCTCGACTAAGGAAACGGTGCAGCTCGGCGTGTACGACGCCAACTTGGCGCCCATTCTCACTATCGATTCGGGCGATGTCATCAGCTTTCCCGATACCTGGTCGCATTTTCTCAACGAAATGCAGCCGGGTGTAACGATCGACACGCTGGCGAAGTTGCGCGTCAGCAATCCGGGCAGAGGCCCGCATTCGATCATCGGGCCGATCGCCGTGAACAAGGCCGAGCCGGGCGACGTGTTGGAGATCCGCTACGAGCGGATCCGTCCCTACGAATGGGGCGCCGTCTTCAACAACCCGGGCTCGCTGGGGACCGGCCTGCTGCCGCAGGACTATGCTCAGGGGCAGATCAAGTATGTCGATCTCGACCTGCGCGCCATGAAGGGCAAGTTCATGCCCAACATCACCATTCCGTTGAAGCCCTTCCAGGGTACCTTGGGCGTTGCGCCACCCGATGGCTATTTCCCGCCCTTGAGCCCCGGCGTCACTAGCTCGGTGCCGCCGGGCCCGCACGCGGGCAATCTCGATCTCAGCGAGCTGTCCGAGGGCTCGACGCTCTACATCCCGGTATGGAAGCCTGGCGCGCTGATCTATACGGGCGACAGCCATGCGGTGCAGGGTGACGGCGAGATCTCGCTTACGGCCCTTGAGACGCGCATGAAGGAGCTGCGCATCCAGGTCATTCTGCACAAGCAGAAGAACCTGGCTTGGCCGGTGGCCGAGACAGACTCGTACTGGATTATCATCGGCCTCGACAAAGATCTGAACGCGGCGATGACTCTTGCAGCGCGCAACGCGATCAAATTTGTGGCGACCCGGGCGAAGATCAGCGAGCTCGACGCCTACGCGCTGTGTAGCGTCGCGGTGAGTTTCCGCGTGACCCAGGTGGTGGACATCGTGCGCGGCGTCCACGCGCTGATACCTAAGACCATCTTCGCCCCCCAGCTCAGGCGCGAGATGACGATGGTGTAA
- a CDS encoding MBL fold metallo-hydrolase: MRPIFLPSLVNGRYGDPTVYVETLFKTHSVLFDLGEISSLSPRKIRRVDQIFVSHAHIDHFIGFDHLLRLLVGHEKTVHLYGPAGFAERVYHKLQAYRWNLVESYGSDLVFVVSELETPNSISTRQFRLKRAFAAEPSASKTTLDGVLCDERTCRVSAAILEHRTPCLGFALQEVAHVNIWKNRLSERGLPVGPWLQSLKQAVVEGRPDDHLIRIDGAAASGGRLEPLGSLRDLLTVAAGQKIAYVTDVVDTPANRAAIVALVQNADILFIEAAFAGADAALAMERAHLTTTAAGEIAREANVRRVEPFHFSPRYALEQERMLAEVMTAFRDPASDARS, encoded by the coding sequence ATGCGACCGATCTTCCTTCCGAGCCTGGTCAACGGTCGCTACGGCGATCCGACGGTCTATGTGGAGACGCTGTTCAAAACGCACAGCGTGCTGTTCGATCTCGGAGAAATCTCTTCTCTGTCGCCGCGGAAGATACGACGCGTCGACCAGATCTTCGTCTCACATGCGCATATCGACCATTTCATTGGCTTTGATCATCTGCTCCGTTTGCTTGTGGGACACGAGAAAACAGTACACCTTTACGGCCCGGCCGGCTTTGCCGAGCGCGTCTATCACAAGCTTCAGGCCTATCGATGGAACCTGGTTGAGAGCTACGGCTCCGATCTAGTCTTCGTTGTCAGCGAGCTTGAGACGCCGAACTCCATCTCGACCAGGCAGTTCCGGTTGAAGAGGGCTTTTGCCGCGGAACCGTCGGCGTCGAAGACAACTCTTGACGGCGTCCTCTGTGACGAACGGACCTGCCGTGTCTCAGCCGCCATCCTCGAGCATCGTACGCCCTGCCTCGGCTTTGCCCTGCAGGAAGTGGCCCATGTCAACATTTGGAAGAATCGCTTGTCCGAGCGCGGGCTTCCGGTCGGGCCGTGGTTGCAGTCGCTCAAGCAGGCGGTTGTGGAGGGGCGTCCGGACGATCATTTGATACGGATCGATGGAGCGGCCGCTTCGGGCGGTCGTCTCGAGCCGCTCGGCAGCCTGCGCGATCTCCTGACGGTCGCTGCCGGCCAGAAGATTGCCTATGTGACCGATGTCGTCGACACGCCGGCCAATCGTGCCGCCATCGTGGCGCTCGTTCAGAATGCGGACATCCTGTTCATCGAGGCAGCATTTGCCGGGGCGGACGCCGCATTGGCGATGGAACGGGCCCATCTTACAACTACGGCTGCGGGAGAAATTGCGCGGGAAGCCAATGTGCGCCGCGTCGAGCCGTTTCACTTCTCTCCGCGCTATGCGCTCGAGCAGGAGCGGATGCTGGCCGAGGTGATGACGGCGTTCAGGGATCCTGCATCTGACGCAAGAAGTTGA
- a CDS encoding CapA family protein, translating to MALRRPGDLVVVSIHWGYHIPQEQKSLARALIDKAGVSIIHGHSSHHPRAIEIYRDRLILYGCGDFLNDYEGIGGYERYRDDLALMYFADLDPTSGSLHALKLIPLQIKNFRLSIPTWWRDIEWLQQTLDGRCQQFGTRVILDSERQLVVYRA from the coding sequence ATGGCGCTCAGGAGGCCGGGCGATCTCGTCGTCGTTTCAATCCATTGGGGATATCACATTCCCCAGGAGCAAAAAAGTCTGGCCCGGGCGCTCATCGACAAGGCAGGTGTGTCGATCATACACGGGCATTCTTCGCATCATCCGCGAGCGATCGAAATCTATCGAGACCGCCTCATTCTATATGGCTGCGGTGATTTCCTGAACGACTATGAAGGCATCGGTGGTTACGAGCGCTACCGCGACGACCTTGCCTTGATGTATTTCGCCGACCTGGATCCGACCAGCGGAAGCCTCCATGCGCTCAAACTGATTCCCCTGCAGATCAAGAACTTTCGTCTCTCCATTCCAACGTGGTGGCGAGACATCGAATGGCTCCAGCAGACACTAGATGGAAGATGTCAGCAGTTCGGAACAAGGGTCATTCTTGATTCCGAACGGCAGCTTGTAGTTTATCGGGCCTAG
- a CDS encoding YbhB/YbcL family Raf kinase inhibitor-like protein: MKLVSSAFDDGTAIPRRFTCDGENLSPPLQWSGAPAGTLSFVLLCDDPDAPAGIWHHWAAYDIPPAVTELAVDAAQNAKLKQAVNDFRKVGYGGPCPPHGHGPHHYHVRLLALSTDQLRAKANASCRDIEREARKYTIAEAILVGWYER, encoded by the coding sequence ATGAAACTTGTTTCAAGCGCCTTCGACGATGGTACAGCAATTCCGCGACGATTTACCTGCGATGGAGAAAACCTCTCCCCGCCTCTGCAATGGTCCGGCGCGCCAGCCGGAACGCTGAGTTTTGTCCTGCTCTGCGACGACCCCGATGCGCCCGCCGGCATATGGCATCATTGGGCGGCCTACGATATTCCGCCGGCCGTAACGGAGCTTGCGGTCGACGCCGCGCAAAACGCCAAGTTGAAGCAGGCGGTCAACGATTTTCGGAAGGTGGGCTATGGCGGCCCGTGTCCACCTCATGGCCATGGACCTCATCATTATCACGTCCGGCTGCTTGCTCTCTCGACGGACCAGCTTCGGGCAAAGGCCAACGCGTCCTGCCGTGACATTGAGCGAGAGGCACGCAAGTACACCATCGCGGAAGCGATCCTTGTCGGTTGGTATGAGAGATAG
- a CDS encoding S41 family peptidase, which yields MKEAINSAPSRRHFLRLTSMAAASALAPAWAEQLEPADSAISQPVSARIATFEEVWRTVRDRFYDPHLHGLDWSAVRERYLPGATRASSEAALASVINSMLSELHASHTRYYTRYEPEYYQLSDIFAGALRRRGLERAFPGGRISYPGIGILSRPDMQGDSVITGVIERTPAQQAGLLAGDVIVFADGAPFQPVQSFRDKIGKEVVLGLRRAGAFTQISATPVDIEPNKMFLDGLRASARIIRANGRSIGYVHVWCYAGSVYQRTLEHLLSQSPLNEADALIWDLRDGWGGAIPEYLDLFNTRAPTMQVTDRNGASEFRNVKWRKPVAMLVNGGTRSGKEILAYGFKKYRLGEVVGTRTEGAVLAATAFLIGGGLLLLAVEDVHVDGERLEGVGVAPTIEVQADPDSMDRSDPQLNRAIAVLSGV from the coding sequence ATGAAGGAGGCAATCAACTCAGCACCGTCGCGCCGCCACTTTTTGCGGCTAACATCAATGGCTGCGGCATCAGCCCTGGCTCCAGCGTGGGCCGAGCAGCTAGAACCAGCGGATTCGGCCATATCCCAACCCGTGTCCGCACGCATCGCCACGTTCGAGGAGGTATGGCGGACCGTCCGAGACCGATTCTACGATCCGCACCTACACGGGCTCGATTGGTCGGCTGTTCGGGAACGTTACTTGCCAGGCGCCACACGGGCGAGTTCCGAAGCGGCGCTGGCCAGCGTCATTAATAGCATGCTCTCCGAGCTGCATGCTTCGCACACCCGCTACTACACGCGGTACGAACCAGAGTACTACCAGCTTTCCGATATCTTTGCCGGTGCGCTAAGGCGACGCGGACTGGAACGCGCTTTTCCGGGTGGCCGTATCTCCTATCCCGGCATTGGCATCCTCTCGCGTCCCGATATGCAGGGCGACAGCGTGATTACCGGTGTTATAGAGCGCACGCCGGCCCAACAAGCCGGCCTGCTCGCTGGCGATGTGATCGTCTTCGCCGACGGTGCACCGTTTCAGCCGGTTCAGTCGTTCCGCGACAAAATTGGCAAGGAAGTAGTGCTGGGCCTACGTCGTGCCGGCGCGTTTACGCAAATATCGGCTACCCCAGTCGATATTGAACCCAACAAAATGTTCTTGGATGGCTTGAGGGCCAGCGCCCGCATAATACGGGCCAACGGCCGAAGCATCGGCTATGTTCATGTCTGGTGCTACGCTGGCTCCGTCTATCAGCGGACGCTCGAGCATCTTCTATCGCAAAGTCCGCTGAACGAAGCCGACGCGCTGATCTGGGACCTGCGCGATGGGTGGGGCGGCGCGATTCCCGAGTATCTCGATTTGTTCAACACGCGAGCGCCGACGATGCAAGTCACTGATCGCAATGGCGCCAGCGAATTCCGGAACGTGAAGTGGCGCAAGCCGGTCGCCATGCTTGTCAACGGAGGCACCCGCAGCGGCAAAGAGATCCTTGCCTATGGCTTCAAAAAATACCGGCTTGGCGAGGTCGTCGGTACCCGTACCGAAGGAGCTGTCCTCGCTGCGACTGCATTCCTCATTGGCGGCGGCTTGCTGTTGCTCGCGGTCGAGGACGTGCATGTCGACGGCGAGCGGCTGGAAGGCGTTGGCGTCGCACCCACGATCGAAGTCCAAGCTGACCCGGACTCCATGGATCGTAGTGATCCTCAACTCAATCGTGCAATCGCGGTCCTATCCGGGGTCTGA
- a CDS encoding CapA family protein — protein MPEDGHLPAAHRKSVRLFLCGDVMWGRGIDQVLAHPCSPEIYEHYLRSAEGYVLLAEQANGPIPRRNGSSYVWGAALGQLERMQPDARIINLETAVTRSNDRMNKGINYRMSPDNAECLAAAKINCCVLADNHLLDWGTGGLLETLTLQKLNIKTTGAGRNDHEARTPAVLNLGKARLLIFSFGSTSSGIPLDWAATSDALGVNLLPDLRGECV, from the coding sequence ATGCCCGAGGATGGACATTTGCCGGCTGCGCACAGGAAATCGGTGCGGCTCTTTCTATGCGGGGATGTCATGTGGGGCCGCGGCATCGACCAGGTGTTGGCGCATCCCTGCAGCCCCGAGATTTACGAACACTATTTGCGATCGGCGGAGGGTTACGTGCTGCTCGCCGAGCAGGCGAACGGGCCCATTCCGCGGCGCAACGGGTCATCCTACGTTTGGGGCGCTGCACTGGGCCAGTTGGAGCGCATGCAGCCGGACGCGCGGATCATCAATCTCGAAACGGCTGTGACCCGCAGCAACGATCGCATGAACAAGGGCATCAACTACCGCATGAGCCCCGACAATGCAGAATGTCTCGCGGCAGCCAAGATCAACTGCTGCGTATTGGCCGACAACCATTTGCTCGATTGGGGCACCGGCGGCTTGCTGGAGACGCTGACGCTGCAGAAACTCAACATCAAGACGACGGGCGCAGGACGCAACGATCATGAAGCGCGCACCCCTGCAGTGCTGAACCTAGGCAAAGCACGGCTCTTGATCTTTTCGTTTGGATCGACATCGAGCGGCATCCCGCTCGATTGGGCTGCGACGTCAGACGCTCTAGGGGTCAACTTGCTTCCGGACCTCCGAGGCGAGTGCGTCTGA
- a CDS encoding TRAP transporter large permease subunit: MLDWLADNLALIMFVSMFFFIFIGYPVAYIMGGLALVFAVFGAWLGTFNLIGLSDIVLRMWGGVANDPVLASIPMFIFMGAILERSGSAKDMLDATEVLLKWCPGALAVSVMVMGTILAAPIGVVGAAVITLSVIALPQMLAAGYDKRLAIGTIASAGTLGILIPPAIMLVVMAEMLSTSAGNLFLAAIMPGFLLSGLYLVYIVLVAIFRPGAAPKLPPGYGPQTRRAFWYALWRGLFPMTALLVIVLGSIFAGWATPTESGAVGVLGSMFIAALNRRMTFKMMNEAIYSSCRANGLVFLIFLGATGFSYVFRVLGGDDLMISTLTHFGIDTKWEMLTFIMVLIFLLGFPFEWIEICLIVLPVFGPILLKYDFSDHIGSNAALMTWFGTLVAVNLQTAFMTPPFGATLFYMKGTAPPGVTMNDVFTAMYPFVALQVLGLMLCIYFPSISLWLPRLAGFLE; the protein is encoded by the coding sequence GTGCTCGACTGGCTGGCCGATAATCTCGCTCTGATCATGTTCGTGTCGATGTTTTTCTTCATTTTCATCGGCTACCCGGTCGCCTACATCATGGGCGGATTGGCGCTCGTCTTTGCCGTCTTCGGCGCCTGGCTCGGCACGTTCAACCTGATCGGCCTGTCCGATATCGTACTGCGCATGTGGGGCGGGGTCGCCAACGATCCGGTCCTGGCGTCGATCCCCATGTTCATCTTCATGGGCGCGATCCTGGAGCGATCGGGCTCCGCCAAGGACATGCTGGACGCAACCGAGGTCCTGCTCAAATGGTGCCCGGGCGCGCTGGCGGTTTCCGTGATGGTGATGGGCACGATCCTGGCGGCGCCGATCGGCGTGGTCGGCGCCGCGGTGATCACGCTGTCGGTGATCGCCCTGCCGCAGATGCTGGCCGCGGGCTACGACAAGCGGCTTGCCATCGGCACCATCGCCTCGGCCGGAACGCTCGGCATCCTGATTCCGCCGGCCATCATGCTGGTGGTGATGGCGGAGATGCTGTCGACCTCGGCAGGCAACCTGTTTCTCGCCGCCATCATGCCGGGCTTCCTGCTTTCCGGCCTCTACCTCGTCTATATCGTACTCGTCGCCATCTTCAGGCCAGGCGCCGCGCCCAAGCTGCCGCCCGGCTACGGGCCGCAGACCCGCCGTGCGTTCTGGTACGCCCTCTGGCGGGGCCTGTTCCCCATGACGGCGCTGCTGGTGATCGTGCTCGGCTCGATCTTCGCCGGCTGGGCCACGCCCACGGAGAGCGGTGCTGTCGGCGTGCTCGGCTCCATGTTCATCGCCGCGCTGAACAGGCGCATGACGTTCAAGATGATGAACGAGGCGATCTATTCGTCCTGCCGCGCCAACGGCCTGGTGTTCCTGATCTTCCTCGGCGCGACCGGCTTCTCCTACGTGTTCCGCGTGCTCGGCGGCGACGACCTGATGATCTCGACGCTCACCCATTTCGGCATCGACACCAAGTGGGAAATGCTCACCTTCATCATGGTTCTGATCTTCCTGCTCGGCTTCCCGTTCGAGTGGATCGAGATCTGCCTGATCGTCCTGCCGGTGTTCGGGCCGATCCTGTTGAAGTACGACTTCTCCGACCACATCGGCAGCAACGCTGCCCTGATGACCTGGTTCGGCACGTTGGTTGCGGTCAATCTACAGACCGCGTTCATGACGCCGCCGTTCGGGGCGACGCTGTTCTACATGAAGGGCACGGCGCCGCCGGGGGTCACCATGAACGACGTATTCACGGCCATGTATCCGTTCGTTGCGCTGCAGGTGCTCGGCTTGATGCTGTGCATTTATTTCCCGAGCATCAGTCTGTGGCTGCCGAGACTGGCCGGCTTCCTCGAATAG
- a CDS encoding adenosine-specific kinase gives MELTVVPVVKPDDANFIFGQSHFIKTVEDLHEALVGAVPGIRFGLAFCEASGKRLVRWSGNDEAALALARDNALAIGAGHTFLIFLGDGFFPVNVLAAVRAVPEVCHIYCATANPTQVIVAQTELGRGVLGVVDGASPLGVETDADIAWRKDLLRKLGYKL, from the coding sequence ATGGAACTCACCGTGGTGCCCGTCGTCAAGCCGGACGACGCCAACTTCATCTTCGGCCAGTCGCATTTCATCAAGACCGTTGAAGACCTCCACGAAGCGCTGGTGGGCGCGGTTCCGGGCATCCGCTTCGGGCTGGCCTTCTGCGAGGCCTCCGGTAAGCGGCTGGTGCGCTGGTCGGGTAATGACGAAGCCGCCCTCGCCCTCGCACGCGACAACGCATTGGCTATCGGTGCCGGCCACACTTTCCTGATCTTCCTGGGCGACGGGTTCTTTCCCGTCAACGTGCTGGCTGCGGTGCGTGCGGTGCCAGAGGTCTGCCACATCTATTGCGCGACGGCCAACCCGACACAAGTGATCGTCGCACAAACGGAGCTGGGCCGCGGCGTGCTCGGCGTGGTGGATGGCGCCTCGCCGCTGGGTGTCGAAACCGACGCCGACATTGCGTGGCGGAAAGACCTGCTGCGAAAGCTCGGCTACAAGCTGTAG